A genomic region of Metopolophium dirhodum isolate CAU chromosome 1, ASM1992520v1, whole genome shotgun sequence contains the following coding sequences:
- the LOC132952925 gene encoding mitochondrial proton/calcium exchanger protein-like: MNLTRVVKLVVQPNRNLYMHNINKIKTICLNSHLCAFSNNYFYSNIASNQFIPISYTTNPLNSQIRQISYSSSLLSEKQCSKIEEALNACKIKCQSKEVGKKVPKKSIKQRIIDELLHYYYGFKLLGLNTKISCKLAVKKLRGIELTRREHNLFVQTVADLFRLVPFSVFIVVPFLEFALPIFIKFFPGMLPTTFQTKDQKEAKLKQSLKVKLEMAKFLQETLDSMSVCGKGHTSEFAQEFADFFAKVRREGVVIPADEMLKFSKLFKDEITLDSLPRPQLVALCRVLELKPIGTSSVLKYILTLKLRSLTVDDRIIQKEGVDSLTLSELQEACKSRGMGAFGLTENRLKQQLTQWLDLSLNERVPPLLLLLSRAFSLTPNIPTNDLLKNGISALPNCVGASTEADLCERDGAIDNKAKLKAIEEEERKAKEEIEECMTESLKCNVVVKAPVLTDSTGSEGEVTSSILKILECAIESISSEQNKLIVEKSDICELKDDIKCYQKNSHNLQEVENEQIRESESAKQLFKVLNKKINELDQAVNELEKIELVGANITIDGELIKIDELIAVVRRLKNVPDECIIQKIIKILSKIDCDNDGSIRIDTLLKILRLIDNVNMNLSDKTMDIIIKLVIKEKNGGKSGSSCSK, from the exons atgaatTTAACAAGAGTTGTCAAATTGGTTGTACAACCCAACAGAA atttGTATATGCATaacattaacaaaattaaaaccatttgtTTGAATTCACATCTGTGTgcattttctaataattatttttactcaaatattGCCTCAAATCAATTTATTCCAATATCCTATACCACAAACCCACTAAATTCTCAAATTCGTCAAATATCATATTCATCGTCACTACTATCAGAAAAACAATGTTCCAAAATTGAAGAAGCTCTAAATGcttgcaaaataaaatgtcaaagtAAAGAAGTTGGTAAAAAAGTACCTAAAAAATCAATCAAACAGAGAATAATTGATGAATTACTTCactattattatggttttaaactTCTGGGACTCAACACTAAAATCTCCTGTAAATTGGCTGTTAAAAAATTGAGAGGTATTGAATTGACAAGAAGAGAACATAACTTA TTTGTTCAAACTGTGGCCGATCTTTTCCGATTAGTACCTTTCTCTGTGTTCATTGTCGTTCCATTCCTCGAGTTTGCtttgcctatttttataaagttttttccTGGTATGTTACCAACTACATTTCAAACAAAGGATCAAAAG GAAGCAAAACTCAAACAGTCTCTCAAAGTGAAACTCGAAATGGCCAAATTTCTTCAAGAGACTTTAGATAGCATGTCTGTGTGTGGTAAAGGGCACACGAGTGAATTTGCTCAAGAATTTGCGGACTTTTTCGCAAAA GTAAGAAGAGAAGGTGTTGTTATACCAGCTGATGAAATGCTCAAGTTTTCAAAACTGTTCAAAGACGAAATTACCCTTGACTCACTACCCCGACCACAATTGGTTGCCCTTTGCAGAGTGCTTGAACTAAAACCGATTGGGACTTCAAgcgttttgaaatatattttgactcttaAGCTTCGATCATTAACAGTTGATGATAGG attattcaAAAAGAAGGCGTTGATTCTCTGACGTTGAGTGAGCTTCAAGAAGCCTGTAAGTCTCGTGGTATGGGTGCTTTTGGTCTTACTGAAAACCGCCTGAAACAACAGCTCACTCAGTGGCTAGACCTATCACTCAACGAAAGAGTTCCCCCCTTATTACTTCTCCTCTCTAGGGCATTTAGTCTAACACCTAATATTCCaacaaatgatttattaaaaaatggaaTTTCTGCTTTGCCTAATTGTGTTGGTGCATCTACTGAGGCTGATTTGTGTGAGCGTGATGGTGCTATAGATAACAAGGCGAAATTGAAAGCAATCGAAGAAGAGGAACGTAAGGCAAAAGAAGAAATAGAAGAGTGTATGACAGAAAGCCTTAAATGCAATGTAGTTGTCAAGGCACCTGTTTTAACGGATTCAACTGGAAGTGAAGGG gaagtaacatcatcaattttaaaaatattagaatgtGCTATAGAAAGCATTAGTTCAGaacaaaataaacttattgTTGAAAAATCAGATATCTGTGAATTGAAGGATGATATTAAATGTTACCAAAAA AATAGCCATAATCTTCAAGAAGTAGAAAATGAGCAGATTAGAGAATCGGAGTCagctaaacaattatttaaggtacttaataaaaaaattaatgaactaGATCAGGCCGTCAACGAGTTGGAGAAAATAGAATTAGTCGGTGCAAATATTACTATTGATgg TGAATTAATCAAGATTGATGAACTAATCGCAGTAGTACgaagattaaaaaatgtaccgGATGAAtgcataatacaaaaaataattaaaattctgtCTAAAATTGACTGTGATAATGATGGTTCAATAAGAATAGATACTTTGTTGAAG ataCTGCGTTTGATTGATAatgtaaatatgaatttatctgATAAAAcaatggatataataataaaattagttatcaAAGAGAAAAATGGTGGCAAAAGTGGCAGTTCTTGCAGTAAataa